In Mixta intestinalis, the following are encoded in one genomic region:
- a CDS encoding MFS family transporter codes for MADVLTNKKQSELARASDKKRISAIIGASSGNLVEWFDFYVYSFCSLYFAHIFFPAGNPTTQLVQTAGVFAAGFLMRPIGGWLFGWIGDRHGRKTSMLISVCMMCFGSLVIACLPGYATLGVWAPILLLLARLFQGLSVGGEYGTSATYMSEVAVEGRKGYYASFQYVTLIGGQLLALLTVVILQHLLPVEALRSWGWRIPFALGALLAIVALFLRRSLDETTDSKTRQHQDAGRLGGLWKHRRAFLMVLGFTACGSLSFYTFTTYMQKYLVNSAGMDAKTASGLMTLALFVFMLIQPVIGALSDRIGRRNSMLIFSVGAMFCTVPILTLLQYVESGWLVFALVMLALLITSFYTAISGILKAEMFPPEVRAMGVGLSYAVANAIFGGSAEYVALSLKAAGHETHFFWYVSVMGAVALLVSLMLHRKGQGIKL; via the coding sequence ATGGCTGATGTGTTAACCAATAAGAAACAATCGGAACTCGCCAGGGCATCGGATAAAAAGCGCATTAGCGCTATTATCGGCGCATCTTCCGGTAATTTAGTCGAATGGTTTGATTTTTACGTCTACTCTTTCTGCTCCCTTTATTTTGCCCATATCTTCTTCCCGGCGGGCAATCCGACTACCCAGCTGGTACAGACCGCAGGCGTCTTTGCTGCCGGATTTTTGATGCGCCCCATCGGTGGCTGGCTATTCGGCTGGATTGGCGATCGCCATGGGCGTAAAACCTCAATGCTAATTTCTGTTTGTATGATGTGCTTTGGTTCACTGGTCATTGCCTGCCTGCCGGGTTATGCCACGCTGGGCGTTTGGGCACCGATACTGCTGCTACTGGCACGACTGTTTCAGGGGCTGTCGGTTGGCGGCGAGTATGGTACCAGCGCAACCTATATGAGTGAGGTAGCCGTAGAAGGACGCAAAGGTTACTACGCTTCATTTCAATACGTTACGCTGATTGGCGGGCAGCTGTTAGCGTTGCTTACCGTGGTGATATTGCAACACCTGTTGCCTGTTGAAGCGCTGCGCAGCTGGGGATGGCGTATTCCTTTTGCGCTGGGAGCGCTGCTGGCAATTGTGGCGCTGTTTTTAAGGCGTTCGCTGGATGAAACCACTGACAGCAAAACACGCCAGCACCAGGATGCCGGACGCCTGGGCGGGCTATGGAAACATCGTCGCGCCTTTTTGATGGTGCTGGGGTTCACCGCCTGCGGTTCGCTAAGTTTTTATACCTTCACCACCTATATGCAAAAATACCTGGTAAACAGCGCGGGGATGGATGCGAAAACTGCCAGTGGATTGATGACGCTGGCGCTGTTTGTCTTCATGCTGATTCAGCCAGTTATTGGTGCGCTTTCCGACAGGATCGGGCGTCGTAACTCCATGCTGATTTTTAGCGTGGGCGCTATGTTCTGTACGGTTCCAATTCTGACGCTCTTACAGTATGTAGAAAGCGGATGGCTGGTCTTTGCGCTGGTGATGCTGGCGCTGCTGATTACCAGTTTCTACACCGCGATTAGCGGTATCCTGAAAGCGGAAATGTTTCCACCTGAAGTGCGGGCAATGGGTGTTGGGCTTTCCTATGCCGTAGCGAATGCGATTTTTGGCGGTTCGGCGGAATATGTCGCCCTGTCGCTCAAGGCTGCGGGCCACGAAACGCACTTCTTCTGGTATGTCTCAGTGATGGGGGCGGTCGCGCTGCTGGTTTCGCTGATGCTGCATCGTAAGGGGCAGGGTATAAAGCTATAG
- a CDS encoding YfiM family lipoprotein: protein MRVVLILLCLCCAGCSHSAQDSWTGQDKAQHFIASAVLSAAGNEYGQQQGWTTHRSNQFGLMFALSFGVAKEVYDSRAEGSGWSWKDLGWDIAGAATGFALWNIGQ, encoded by the coding sequence ATGCGAGTTGTGCTGATTTTACTCTGTCTGTGCTGCGCTGGCTGTAGCCACAGCGCTCAGGATAGCTGGACCGGTCAGGATAAAGCACAGCATTTTATCGCCTCCGCGGTGCTCTCCGCTGCTGGTAATGAGTATGGACAGCAGCAGGGCTGGACAACGCATCGCAGCAATCAATTCGGCCTGATGTTTGCGCTCAGCTTCGGCGTGGCTAAGGAAGTATACGACAGCCGCGCCGAGGGGAGCGGCTGGAGCTGGAAGGATCTGGGCTGGGATATAGCCGGTGCGGCGACCGGCTTTGCCCTGTGGAATATCGGTCAATAG
- a CDS encoding bifunctional acetate--CoA ligase family protein/GNAT family N-acetyltransferase → MSQRGLEALLRPKSIAVIGASIKPGRAGYLMMRNLLAGGFSGPVLPVTPKYKAVSGVLAWPDIHSLPFAPELAIICTNASRNLSLLQQLGEKGCKACIILSAPEGQLQALKACASRWQIRLLGPNSLGLLAPWQGLNASFSPVPILKGKLAFVSQSAAVSNTILDWAQQRQLGFSWFIALGDSLDTDIDDLLDFLARDGKTSAILLYLEHLSDARRFVSAARSASRNKPILVIKSGRSPQAQALLKTHAGLDAAWDAAIQRAGLLRVQDTHELFSAVETLSHMRPLRGDRLMMISNGAAPAALALDALQARSGKLAQLSDATLAALTALLPEAIVPGNPLDLKDDATPERYLQTVALLLDSHELDALMVIHAPSAVAPATETAQRLIELVKQHPRGKSLTLLTNWCGEFSSQEARRAFGDAAIPTYRTPEGTVTAFMHMVEYRRNQKQLRETPALPATLKQDTAHAHQLIQQALQEGTTQLDTHEVRAILQAYGLTTLPTWIAGDSVEAVHIAGQIGYPVALKLRSPDIPHKSDVQGVMLYLRTASEVQQAAEAIIDRVKLTWPQARIHGLLVQSMANRAGAQELRIVVEQDPLFGPVIMLGESGVEWQADRHAAVALPPLNMALARYLVIQAIKTGKIRGRSALRPLDIPALSAVLVQVSNLVVDCPEIQRLDIHPLLAAGDEFTLLDVTLTLAEFSGVNESRLAIRPYPHTLEENVTLKNGAVCQFRPILPEDEPLLQRFIAQVTKEDLYYRYFSEINEFTHEDLANMTQIDYDREMAFVAVREQRGEAEIIGVTRAISDADNTDAEFSVLVRSDLKGLGLGRRLLEKMIIYTRNHGLQQLNGITMPGNQGMITLARKLGFSVDVQLEDGIVSLHLPLHHAGEQH, encoded by the coding sequence ATGAGTCAACGTGGACTGGAAGCGCTGTTAAGACCGAAATCTATTGCCGTTATCGGTGCCTCAATAAAACCGGGGCGCGCGGGCTATCTGATGATGCGTAATCTGCTGGCAGGCGGCTTTAGCGGGCCGGTTCTGCCGGTGACACCCAAATATAAGGCGGTATCCGGCGTGCTGGCCTGGCCCGATATCCATAGCCTGCCTTTCGCACCGGAGCTGGCGATTATCTGCACCAATGCCAGCCGCAACCTCAGCCTGTTGCAGCAGCTCGGCGAGAAAGGCTGTAAGGCCTGCATTATTCTCTCCGCGCCGGAAGGTCAGTTACAGGCGCTGAAAGCCTGCGCCAGCCGCTGGCAGATCCGCCTGCTGGGGCCGAACAGCCTGGGGCTGCTGGCCCCCTGGCAAGGGCTGAACGCCAGCTTTTCACCCGTGCCGATCCTGAAAGGCAAACTGGCTTTCGTCTCGCAGTCCGCCGCCGTCTCCAATACCATCCTTGACTGGGCGCAGCAGCGCCAGCTGGGATTCTCCTGGTTTATCGCGCTGGGCGACAGCCTGGATACCGATATCGACGACCTGCTCGATTTTCTGGCACGTGATGGCAAAACCAGCGCCATCCTGCTCTATCTGGAACACCTCAGCGATGCCAGACGCTTTGTCTCTGCCGCCCGTAGCGCCTCGCGTAATAAACCCATACTGGTGATTAAAAGCGGGCGCAGTCCCCAGGCGCAGGCGCTGCTGAAAACCCATGCCGGGCTGGACGCCGCCTGGGACGCAGCGATTCAGCGCGCAGGCCTGCTGCGGGTACAGGATACCCATGAACTGTTTTCCGCCGTAGAGACCTTGAGCCATATGCGCCCGCTGCGCGGCGATCGGCTGATGATGATCAGTAACGGTGCCGCACCTGCTGCGCTGGCGCTGGATGCGCTACAGGCACGCAGCGGAAAGCTGGCCCAGCTCAGCGATGCCACGCTTGCTGCACTAACAGCCCTCTTACCTGAGGCAATCGTCCCCGGTAATCCACTGGATTTAAAGGATGATGCCACGCCAGAACGCTATCTCCAGACGGTAGCGTTATTACTCGACAGCCATGAGCTGGATGCGCTGATGGTTATTCATGCGCCGAGCGCGGTCGCTCCGGCGACGGAAACCGCACAGCGCCTGATTGAACTGGTAAAGCAGCACCCGCGCGGCAAATCCCTGACGCTGTTGACTAACTGGTGCGGTGAGTTCTCATCACAGGAGGCGCGTCGCGCCTTTGGCGATGCGGCGATCCCTACCTATCGCACGCCAGAAGGAACGGTAACCGCTTTTATGCATATGGTGGAATACCGGCGCAACCAGAAACAGCTACGCGAGACGCCTGCGCTACCCGCCACGCTGAAACAGGATACCGCGCACGCTCACCAGCTTATCCAGCAGGCTTTACAGGAGGGGACAACACAGCTGGATACGCATGAGGTACGGGCAATTTTACAGGCCTATGGCCTGACAACGCTGCCGACCTGGATCGCCGGAGACAGCGTGGAGGCGGTGCATATTGCCGGACAAATAGGCTACCCCGTAGCGCTGAAGCTGCGCTCACCGGATATTCCTCATAAATCTGATGTACAGGGGGTGATGCTCTATCTGCGTACCGCCAGCGAAGTACAACAGGCGGCAGAGGCTATTATCGACAGGGTGAAGCTGACCTGGCCCCAGGCGCGTATTCATGGGCTGCTGGTACAAAGCATGGCGAACCGTGCTGGTGCTCAGGAACTACGGATTGTGGTTGAGCAGGATCCGCTGTTCGGGCCGGTAATTATGCTGGGCGAAAGCGGCGTAGAGTGGCAGGCAGACCGTCATGCAGCGGTGGCGCTACCGCCGCTGAATATGGCTCTCGCGCGCTATCTGGTTATCCAGGCGATAAAAACCGGCAAAATTCGCGGTCGCAGCGCCCTGAGGCCGCTGGATATTCCGGCATTAAGTGCGGTGCTGGTGCAGGTATCCAATCTGGTTGTTGATTGCCCGGAAATTCAGCGTCTGGATATCCATCCCCTGCTGGCGGCGGGCGATGAGTTTACCCTGTTGGATGTCACCCTGACGCTGGCGGAGTTTAGCGGAGTAAATGAATCAAGGCTGGCTATTCGTCCTTATCCGCATACGCTGGAAGAAAACGTTACGCTGAAAAACGGCGCAGTCTGCCAGTTTCGCCCTATTCTGCCGGAAGATGAACCCTTGCTGCAGCGCTTTATCGCTCAGGTAACCAAAGAGGATCTTTACTATCGCTACTTTAGCGAGATCAATGAGTTTACCCATGAGGATTTAGCCAATATGACGCAAATCGACTACGATCGAGAGATGGCTTTTGTGGCGGTGCGTGAGCAACGCGGTGAAGCGGAGATTATTGGCGTGACCCGCGCGATTTCCGATGCGGATAACACCGATGCTGAATTCTCCGTTCTGGTGCGTTCCGATCTGAAAGGTCTGGGGCTGGGCAGACGCCTGCTGGAAAAGATGATTATCTATACGCGTAATCATGGTCTCCAGCAGCTAAACGGTATTACTATGCCCGGCAACCAAGGCATGATTACCCTGGCAAGGAAGTTAGGATTCAGCGTGGATGTGCAGCTGGAGGACGGCATTGTTAGCTTACATTTGCCCCTTCATCACGCTGGCGAGCAACATTAA
- a CDS encoding tRNA-uridine aminocarboxypropyltransferase has protein sequence MSHNAVLRLRAERLARATRPFLARGNRVRRCQGCLLPQKLCLCAEIVPQHARSRFCLVMFDTEPMKPSNTGRLIADVLPDTLAFGWSRTEPDPALLAAVANDDYQPMVVFPESYADGDRPVLNAPPIQGKPPLFIMLDGTWTEARKMFRKSPWLDALPVMSLRVTTPSAYTLREAHGPGQHCTAEIAAELLRQAGDTAAGQTLSDHFTLFRQRYLAGKPHHPASLNNDMFPAQK, from the coding sequence ATGAGCCATAATGCCGTTTTACGCCTGCGCGCCGAGCGCCTGGCGCGTGCCACCCGCCCTTTTTTAGCGCGCGGCAACCGCGTCCGCCGTTGCCAGGGCTGTCTGCTACCACAAAAGCTCTGCCTGTGTGCGGAAATTGTTCCCCAGCACGCACGCAGCCGTTTCTGCCTGGTGATGTTCGATACGGAGCCGATGAAGCCCAGCAATACCGGGCGTTTAATCGCCGATGTACTACCCGATACGCTCGCTTTTGGCTGGTCACGCACCGAACCCGATCCGGCATTGCTGGCGGCGGTTGCTAACGACGATTATCAGCCGATGGTTGTTTTCCCTGAATCGTATGCTGATGGCGATCGTCCGGTACTCAATGCACCACCGATACAGGGCAAACCGCCGCTGTTTATTATGCTGGATGGCACCTGGACCGAAGCGCGTAAAATGTTTCGCAAAAGCCCCTGGCTGGATGCACTGCCGGTAATGTCGCTGCGGGTTACCACGCCTTCCGCCTATACGCTGCGCGAGGCGCACGGCCCCGGCCAGCACTGCACCGCCGAGATTGCCGCCGAACTGCTGCGTCAGGCGGGCGATACCGCCGCGGGCCAGACGCTTAGCGATCATTTTACGCTGTTTCGTCAACGCTATCTGGCAGGCAAACCCCATCATCCGGCGTCGTTAAATAACGATATGTTTCCTGCACAAAAATAA
- the pssA gene encoding CDP-diacylglycerol--serine O-phosphatidyltransferase, producing MLSKFKRNKHQQHLAQLPKLSQSVADVNTLYSPSEFRTTLLEKIAGATQRICIVALYLENDDAGRAVLSALYDAKRARPTLDISVLVDWHRAQRGRIGDAKGSTNADWYCDMASQHPDIAIPVYGIPVNTREALGVLHLKGFIIDDTLLYSGASLNDVYLHQHDKYRYDRYQLIRNPQLADTMFEWIDRNLKNAVAVHRLNRRERPRSPEIKNETRQFRQDLRGFDYHFTPNAGNEELAVTPLVGLGKRSLLNKTIYHLMPCAERKLTLCTPYFNLPAILVRNIIWLLRQGKEVEIIVGDKTANDFYIPQDQPFKIIGALPYLYEINLRRFLSRLQYYVSNGQLTVRLWKDNDNSYHLKGMWVDDEWMLITGNNLNPRAWRLDLENAVLIHDPLQQLADQRDRELTLIRQHTSVVKHFRDLESIADYPVKVRKLIRRLRRIRIDRLISRIL from the coding sequence ATGTTGTCTAAATTTAAGCGCAATAAACATCAACAACACCTTGCACAGCTGCCCAAACTGTCCCAGTCCGTTGCTGATGTGAACACGCTTTACTCGCCTTCAGAGTTTCGCACAACGCTGCTGGAAAAAATTGCCGGCGCGACGCAGCGCATTTGCATTGTGGCGCTTTATCTGGAAAATGATGACGCCGGACGAGCGGTGCTTTCCGCGCTGTACGACGCTAAACGCGCACGTCCGACGCTGGATATTAGCGTGCTGGTTGACTGGCATCGGGCGCAGCGTGGCCGTATTGGCGACGCCAAAGGTAGTACCAACGCCGACTGGTATTGCGATATGGCCAGCCAGCATCCCGATATCGCTATTCCGGTGTATGGTATCCCGGTTAATACCCGTGAAGCGCTGGGCGTGCTACACCTGAAAGGCTTTATTATCGACGATACGCTGCTTTACAGCGGTGCCAGCCTGAACGATGTCTATCTGCACCAGCACGATAAATATCGCTACGATCGCTATCAGCTGATCCGCAATCCGCAGCTGGCCGACACTATGTTCGAGTGGATTGATCGTAACCTGAAAAATGCAGTCGCGGTGCATCGGCTCAATCGTCGTGAGCGTCCCAGAAGTCCGGAAATTAAGAACGAAACCCGTCAGTTCCGTCAGGATCTGCGCGGCTTTGATTACCACTTTACGCCGAACGCCGGTAATGAAGAGCTGGCGGTTACGCCGCTGGTCGGGCTGGGCAAACGCAGCCTGCTGAATAAAACCATCTATCATTTGATGCCCTGCGCGGAACGGAAGCTGACGCTCTGTACGCCTTACTTTAATCTGCCCGCGATTCTGGTGCGCAATATTATCTGGCTGCTGCGTCAGGGTAAGGAAGTGGAAATTATTGTCGGCGATAAAACTGCCAATGATTTCTATATCCCGCAGGATCAGCCGTTTAAAATTATTGGCGCTCTACCCTATCTGTATGAAATTAATCTGCGACGTTTTCTTAGCAGGCTGCAATATTACGTCAGCAACGGGCAGCTGACCGTAAGATTGTGGAAAGATAACGATAACAGCTATCACCTGAAGGGAATGTGGGTGGATGATGAATGGATGCTGATTACCGGCAATAACCTTAATCCACGCGCCTGGCGTCTGGATCTGGAAAACGCCGTGTTGATCCACGATCCGCTGCAACAGCTGGCCGATCAACGGGATCGCGAGCTGACGCTGATTCGTCAGCATACCAGCGTAGTGAAGCATTTCCGCGATCTCGAAAGTATCGCTGACTACCCGGTGAAAGTTCGTAAGCTTATTCGACGCCTGCGTCGTATCAGGATCGACCGCCTGATCAGTCGTATTCTGTAA
- a CDS encoding YaeF family permuted papain-like enzyme: MKALFILLFCLLSAGCSMDIVNTPQSVPLRLQSSRTSSVQAVTPITASDLQPGDMLLSSATSMTSQAIRLVSMTGVSHAAIYLGDNLVAEATGKGVGIIPLSEAIAESNNLLALRLENFSAEDASRLRDYALARQGEKYNYKGIVMLAPFMLSRRLCELPLFYASLRHQCLSMLASVQMAEDETSTSFFCSQFVAAAYAYAGHPLFDGQPGWLSPADLLHMRAGDVSSYRHKQSLTYVGHLKRWNVADILGLRRQTRRA; the protein is encoded by the coding sequence ATGAAAGCCTTATTTATTTTGCTGTTTTGCCTGCTGTCGGCAGGTTGCAGTATGGATATTGTTAACACACCACAAAGCGTGCCGCTGCGTCTTCAGTCCAGCCGCACCTCCTCCGTGCAGGCGGTGACGCCAATCACCGCTTCTGATTTACAGCCCGGCGATATGCTGCTCTCATCCGCAACCTCAATGACATCACAGGCTATCCGGCTGGTCAGCATGACCGGCGTCAGCCATGCGGCGATTTATCTCGGCGATAATCTGGTAGCAGAGGCTACCGGCAAAGGCGTCGGGATTATTCCGCTAAGCGAGGCGATAGCAGAAAGTAATAATCTGCTGGCGCTACGCCTGGAAAACTTTAGCGCTGAAGATGCCAGCCGGTTGCGCGATTATGCGCTGGCCCGGCAGGGAGAAAAATATAACTATAAAGGTATCGTGATGCTGGCGCCGTTTATGCTTTCCCGCCGCCTCTGCGAGCTTCCGCTGTTTTACGCCTCGCTGCGCCATCAGTGTCTCTCGATGCTCGCCTCGGTGCAGATGGCGGAAGACGAAACCTCCACCAGCTTCTTCTGTTCACAGTTTGTTGCCGCCGCCTACGCCTATGCCGGTCATCCGCTGTTCGATGGTCAACCTGGCTGGCTCAGTCCGGCGGATTTACTGCATATGCGCGCGGGTGACGTCTCCTCCTATCGCCATAAGCAGTCGCTAACCTACGTGGGTCATTTAAAACGCTGGAACGTGGCGGATATTCTCGGATTACGTCGCCAGACGCGCCGCGCGTAA
- a CDS encoding tRNA/rRNA methyltransferase → MNDEFKGKSGKVKVMYVRGDDNGDKRGQNPRTGRGSRPGADRQEGSRRPSRQSDSAARGGRDGKFRGNRDRDAQPRSDSPWRTVSRAPGEETKPDHGGISGKSYIDPEQLRRQRMEETRVYGENACQALFQSRPECIVRAWFVQSVTPRFRDALRWLAANRKAYHVVEEAELEKASGTEHHGGVCFLIKKRVGTPVSEWLATDREQDCVLALENIGNPHNIGGIMRSSAHFGVKGLLVDDAAVLESGAAVRTAEGGAEHVQALSAESFVKGLEAFRKAGYTIVTTSSHKGSTPLTQAKLPAKMVLALGQESDGLSESALKQGDMSVSIDGTGKVESLNVSVATGILLAEWWRQNH, encoded by the coding sequence ATGAACGACGAATTCAAAGGTAAAAGCGGCAAGGTCAAAGTGATGTATGTTCGCGGCGACGATAACGGAGATAAACGCGGACAGAATCCCCGAACGGGCAGAGGCAGCAGGCCCGGCGCCGATCGCCAGGAAGGTAGCCGTCGTCCATCTCGCCAGTCTGACAGCGCGGCGCGCGGCGGACGTGATGGTAAATTCCGCGGCAATCGCGATCGTGATGCGCAACCGCGCAGTGATTCACCGTGGCGCACCGTTTCCCGCGCGCCGGGTGAAGAAACGAAGCCCGATCATGGCGGCATTAGTGGTAAAAGTTATATCGATCCAGAGCAGCTACGTCGTCAGCGTATGGAAGAGACGCGCGTGTACGGCGAGAACGCCTGTCAGGCGCTGTTTCAAAGCCGCCCGGAATGTATCGTGCGCGCCTGGTTTGTACAGAGCGTAACGCCGCGCTTCCGTGATGCGTTGCGCTGGCTGGCGGCCAACCGCAAAGCCTATCACGTGGTGGAAGAGGCAGAGCTGGAAAAAGCGTCCGGCACCGAGCATCACGGCGGCGTTTGTTTCCTGATTAAGAAACGTGTTGGTACACCGGTAAGCGAGTGGCTGGCAACGGATCGCGAGCAGGATTGCGTACTGGCGCTGGAAAATATTGGCAACCCGCATAATATCGGCGGCATTATGCGCAGCAGCGCACATTTTGGCGTTAAAGGCCTGTTGGTAGATGATGCCGCCGTGCTGGAATCAGGCGCGGCAGTACGTACCGCGGAAGGCGGTGCCGAACATGTGCAGGCGCTCAGCGCAGAGAGCTTTGTCAAAGGTCTGGAAGCGTTCCGCAAGGCGGGTTATACCATCGTAACCACTTCCAGTCACAAAGGCAGCACGCCCCTGACGCAGGCGAAACTCCCGGCGAAGATGGTGCTGGCGCTGGGGCAGGAGAGCGATGGCCTGAGTGAATCTGCCCTGAAGCAGGGCGATATGAGCGTGTCGATTGACGGCACCGGTAAGGTGGAAAGCCTTAACGTTTCCGTCGCAACCGGCATTCTGCTGGCGGAGTGGTGGCGTCAAAACCACTAA
- the trxC gene encoding thioredoxin TrxC has product MNTVCASCQATNRVPEERMADGAKCGRCGSELFDGEVINATSATLDKYLQDDLPVVVDFWAPWCGPCVNFAPIYEDVAAERNGKVRFLKVNTEAEPELSARFRIRSIPTIMVFKQGQLADMLNGAMPKAPFNEWLDETL; this is encoded by the coding sequence ATGAATACGGTATGTGCATCCTGCCAGGCAACCAACCGCGTTCCGGAAGAGCGCATGGCCGATGGCGCAAAATGTGGCCGCTGTGGCAGCGAGCTGTTTGATGGCGAAGTGATTAACGCCACCAGCGCCACGCTGGATAAATATTTACAAGACGACCTGCCGGTGGTGGTGGATTTCTGGGCGCCCTGGTGCGGCCCCTGCGTTAACTTTGCGCCGATCTATGAAGATGTCGCCGCCGAACGTAACGGTAAGGTGCGCTTCCTGAAGGTCAATACCGAAGCGGAGCCGGAGCTGAGCGCACGTTTTCGTATCCGCAGCATCCCTACCATTATGGTGTTCAAACAGGGTCAGCTGGCGGATATGCTGAACGGTGCCATGCCGAAGGCCCCGTTTAACGAATGGCTGGATGAAACGCTGTAA